A stretch of Pseudomonas taetrolens DNA encodes these proteins:
- a CDS encoding siderophore-interacting protein: MNTANAPTIHRVMHEIKRRKLEVLRVVELTPRMRRITVGGPELAGFISLGSDDHVKLFFPQNAEEQAMLDTLELSAGLKNQAMPPMRDYTPRRYDLNTLELDIDFVLHGDGPAATWAAQAKPGQCLHIGGPRGSMVVPDIFDSYLLIGDETALPAIARRLEELPANRRVQVVVEVQDAAEEQALCSAATVDVTWVQRNAPAHTLLETVEQLSLPEGTLYAWVATESALSRKVRKVLLDRHGLSEAFVKAVGYWRLDDSAEA, from the coding sequence TCGAAGTGCTACGGGTGGTCGAGCTGACCCCGCGCATGCGACGCATCACTGTGGGTGGCCCGGAGTTGGCGGGCTTTATCAGCTTGGGCAGCGATGATCACGTAAAACTCTTCTTCCCGCAGAACGCCGAAGAGCAGGCGATGCTGGACACGCTCGAATTAAGCGCCGGCTTGAAAAACCAGGCGATGCCGCCGATGCGTGACTACACACCGCGCCGCTATGACCTGAACACCCTTGAGCTGGACATCGACTTTGTATTGCATGGTGATGGCCCCGCCGCCACTTGGGCGGCTCAGGCCAAGCCTGGCCAGTGCCTGCACATCGGCGGCCCGCGCGGGTCGATGGTGGTACCGGATATCTTCGACAGTTACCTGTTGATTGGTGACGAAACCGCTTTACCGGCCATCGCTCGCCGCCTGGAAGAGTTGCCCGCCAATCGCCGTGTTCAGGTCGTGGTCGAGGTGCAGGATGCAGCTGAAGAACAAGCCTTGTGCAGTGCCGCTACCGTCGACGTGACGTGGGTCCAGCGCAATGCACCGGCGCACACGCTGCTTGAGACGGTTGAACAGCTGTCGCTGCCCGAAGGCACGCTATACGCCTGGGTCGCAACGGAGAGTGCACTGTCACGCAAGGTGCGCAAAGTATTGCTCGACCGTCATGGATTGAGCGAAGCGTTCGTCAAGGCGGTAGGTTACTGGCGCCTGGATGACAGCGCTGAGGCGTAA
- a CDS encoding VF530 family protein — protein sequence MTEPNNNPLHGVTLEQILTALVAHYEWEGLAERIDIRCFKSDPSIKSSLTFLRKTPWAREKVEKLYVKYARTKRER from the coding sequence ATGACTGAACCCAATAACAACCCATTGCATGGCGTGACGCTGGAACAGATCCTCACGGCGCTGGTAGCGCATTACGAATGGGAAGGGCTGGCTGAGCGTATCGATATACGCTGCTTCAAGAGTGACCCGAGCATAAAGTCGAGCCTGACGTTTTTGCGCAAAACGCCGTGGGCACGGGAAAAGGTCGAGAAGCTCTACGTGAAGTACGCCCGCACCAAACGCGAGCGTTGA
- a CDS encoding TonB-dependent receptor, translating into MSSPALPRHVRRLRLTPLATALLISSPVYALELQPQVITGNPLGSIQLASPTTVLEGDDLTLQQQGSLGETLNKQPGVSSSYFGPGASRPIIRGLDGDRIRVLRNGVGALDASSLSYDHAVPLDPVTVERIEIVRGPAALLYGGNAIGGVVNTFDNRIPTEAIEGIQGAGELRYGGAATTRSGAGKLEAGDGRFALHLDANSRTFSDLKIPGEARSRHAPESEDGDGKKGRLGNSNGRQDGGAVGGSYTWDDGYAGLSYSTYDANYGSPAEQDVRIRMKQDHYAFASELRNLQGPFTSLKFDAGYTDYEHREIEGGEIGTVFKNKGYEARVEARHVPFGALNGVVGAQINRNEFSALGEEAFVPQTDTNSGALFILEELQATERLSLSLGGRLEHTVVDPDAKGNERFNAADRSNRFTTGSLSSGAVFTLTPIWSVAATLGYTERAPTFYELYANGAHVATGTYEVGNANLSKEKAMSSDLALRFDNGTHKGSVGVFYSHFSNYIGLLGTGRTLNDEGEPDADGIPEYTYSGVRARFTGFEAKDLWQLGESAYGKFALELSGDYTRATNLDTGEPLPRIAPLRLSSGLLWERDRWQARIDVEHASNQGRVPENETGTDGYTTLGASAGYHFDLGSSQWLAFVKGDNLTNQTVRYASSILRDIAPAPGRGIEVGLRTTF; encoded by the coding sequence ATGTCATCCCCCGCTCTCCCCCGTCACGTGCGTCGCCTGCGCCTGACGCCGCTGGCCACCGCACTGCTGATCTCCTCTCCGGTCTACGCGCTGGAGTTGCAACCCCAAGTTATTACCGGCAATCCCTTGGGGAGCATCCAGCTCGCCTCACCGACCACGGTACTGGAAGGGGATGACCTGACCTTGCAGCAGCAAGGCAGCTTGGGTGAGACCCTGAATAAACAACCCGGGGTGTCTTCGTCCTACTTCGGCCCGGGCGCCAGCCGTCCCATCATTCGCGGGCTGGACGGCGATCGCATTCGTGTTCTGCGTAACGGTGTTGGCGCGCTGGATGCCTCGTCGCTGTCCTACGATCACGCGGTGCCACTGGATCCGGTCACTGTCGAGCGCATTGAAATCGTTCGTGGCCCGGCCGCGCTTCTGTACGGCGGTAATGCCATTGGCGGCGTGGTCAATACCTTCGACAACCGCATCCCCACCGAGGCCATTGAAGGCATTCAGGGCGCCGGAGAGCTGCGCTACGGGGGAGCTGCCACGACCCGCAGCGGCGCAGGCAAACTCGAAGCCGGTGATGGGCGCTTCGCCCTGCATCTGGACGCTAACTCCCGCACATTCAGCGACCTGAAAATCCCCGGAGAAGCGCGCAGTCGTCATGCTCCGGAAAGCGAAGACGGTGACGGTAAAAAAGGACGCTTGGGTAATAGCAATGGTCGTCAGGATGGCGGCGCGGTGGGCGGCTCCTACACCTGGGACGATGGTTATGCGGGTCTGTCCTACAGCACGTATGACGCTAATTACGGTTCACCAGCCGAGCAGGATGTACGCATCCGCATGAAGCAGGATCACTACGCCTTTGCCTCCGAACTGCGCAACCTGCAAGGTCCGTTCACCTCGTTGAAATTCGACGCGGGCTATACCGACTATGAACACCGCGAAATAGAAGGGGGCGAGATCGGTACTGTGTTCAAGAACAAGGGCTATGAGGCCCGTGTTGAAGCACGTCATGTCCCTTTCGGAGCCCTGAACGGGGTGGTCGGCGCGCAAATTAATCGCAATGAATTTTCAGCACTGGGTGAAGAGGCCTTCGTGCCTCAGACCGATACCAACAGCGGCGCGCTGTTTATTCTCGAAGAGCTGCAGGCCACCGAGCGTCTCTCGCTCAGCCTGGGCGGGCGGCTGGAACATACGGTGGTCGACCCGGACGCCAAGGGCAATGAGCGCTTTAACGCAGCCGACCGCTCCAATCGCTTTACCACTGGCAGCCTCTCATCCGGCGCAGTTTTCACGCTGACGCCCATCTGGTCGGTGGCTGCCACGCTGGGCTATACCGAACGCGCCCCTACGTTCTACGAGCTCTACGCCAACGGCGCTCATGTCGCCACGGGCACTTATGAAGTGGGCAATGCCAACCTTTCGAAAGAAAAAGCCATGTCCAGCGATCTGGCACTGCGTTTTGATAATGGCACCCACAAAGGCAGTGTCGGCGTGTTTTACAGCCATTTTTCCAATTACATCGGTCTGCTGGGAACTGGTCGCACACTTAACGACGAAGGAGAACCTGACGCCGACGGTATCCCCGAATACACCTATTCCGGGGTCAGAGCACGCTTCACCGGCTTTGAAGCCAAGGATCTCTGGCAGCTTGGCGAAAGTGCATACGGCAAGTTCGCACTTGAACTGTCAGGCGACTACACCCGAGCCACCAATCTCGACACCGGCGAGCCGCTGCCACGGATCGCGCCCCTGCGCCTGAGCAGCGGTTTGCTATGGGAGCGGGATCGCTGGCAGGCACGAATAGACGTCGAGCACGCCAGCAATCAAGGCAGAGTTCCGGAAAACGAAACAGGTACTGATGGCTACACCACGTTGGGCGCAAGCGCCGGATACCATTTTGATCTCGGCAGTAGCCAGTGGCTGGCATTCGTCAAAGGCGACAACCTGACCAACCAGACCGTGCGTTATGCCAGCTCAATTTTGCGCGACATCGCACCAGCGCCGGGACGAGGAATAGAGGTAGGGCTACGCACCACCTTCTAA
- a CDS encoding carbohydrate porin — MAGQKTLGLIGGLTVMGFAACVQATPAFDSDSKWMLGDWGGTRTELEKQGYSFSLDYVGEVGSNLHGGYDHDRTARYSDQFGLGTHLDLQKILGWEDAEFQLTVTHRSGNNISNDRINDPRVGGFTSAQEVWGRGQTTRLTQMWYQQKFLDRKLDIKVGRFGQGEDFNSFPCDFQNLAFCGSQVGNWAGSIWYNWPVSQWALRVKYHLTPELYAQVGAYEQNPSNLDRGNGFKLSGSGTQGAVMPIELVWTPKINGLPGEYRAGYYYSNAKATDVYKDANGQPAALSGEAYRSSSSKHGMWLGVQQQLTTRASDQSRGLSVFANATMHDKKTNAVDNYIQAGIVYKGVFDARAKDDIGFAMARVHVNPAYRKNAQATNQARAIYDFDNPDYLPPQDTEYSAELYYSVHVTNWLTVRPNLQYIRHPGGVSKLDDALIGGLKIQSSF, encoded by the coding sequence ATGGCCGGGCAAAAAACCCTGGGCCTGATTGGCGGTCTGACCGTTATGGGCTTTGCTGCCTGTGTGCAGGCGACCCCCGCTTTCGATAGCGACTCCAAGTGGATGCTAGGCGATTGGGGCGGTACCCGTACCGAGCTGGAAAAACAAGGCTATAGCTTCTCGCTCGACTACGTGGGCGAAGTAGGCTCCAACCTGCATGGCGGCTATGACCACGACCGTACCGCGCGCTACAGCGATCAGTTCGGCCTGGGGACGCACCTGGACCTGCAGAAGATTTTGGGCTGGGAAGATGCTGAGTTTCAACTGACGGTGACTCACCGCAGCGGCAACAACATCAGCAATGACCGTATCAATGACCCGCGTGTCGGCGGATTCACCTCGGCTCAGGAAGTCTGGGGCCGTGGTCAAACTACGCGTCTGACCCAGATGTGGTACCAGCAAAAGTTTCTCGACCGCAAACTCGACATCAAAGTCGGCCGTTTCGGTCAAGGCGAAGACTTCAACAGCTTCCCGTGCGACTTCCAGAACCTGGCGTTCTGCGGCTCGCAGGTTGGCAACTGGGCCGGCAGCATTTGGTACAACTGGCCCGTCAGCCAGTGGGCATTGCGCGTCAAATATCACCTCACGCCTGAACTGTACGCACAGGTCGGAGCCTATGAGCAAAACCCGTCCAACCTGGACCGCGGCAATGGTTTCAAGCTCAGCGGCAGCGGTACCCAAGGCGCGGTCATGCCGATTGAACTGGTATGGACGCCAAAAATTAATGGCCTGCCAGGGGAGTATCGTGCGGGTTACTACTACAGTAATGCCAAGGCAACCGATGTTTACAAAGATGCCAATGGTCAGCCGGCAGCACTGAGCGGCGAGGCTTACCGCAGCAGTTCGAGCAAACATGGGATGTGGCTGGGCGTGCAACAGCAGCTCACTACCCGCGCCAGCGATCAGTCGAGGGGGTTGAGTGTGTTCGCCAATGCCACGATGCACGACAAAAAAACCAATGCCGTCGATAACTATATCCAGGCAGGCATCGTCTACAAAGGTGTGTTCGATGCCCGGGCCAAGGACGACATCGGCTTTGCAATGGCACGTGTTCACGTGAATCCGGCGTACCGAAAAAATGCACAGGCCACCAATCAGGCACGTGCAATCTACGACTTTGACAACCCGGATTACCTGCCACCTCAGGATACGGAGTACAGCGCTGAACTGTACTACAGCGTCCATGTCACAAACTGGTTAACCGTTCGACCGAACCTGCAGTACATCCGTCATCCGGGTGGTGTCAGCAAGCTGGATGACGCTCTGATCGGCGGCCTGAAGATCCAGAGTTCGTTCTGA
- a CDS encoding Pr6Pr family membrane protein, with protein MSPRWGRWSTAQKQRLFTLMALLGWGGLAIQLYLILLGRWMSDASLLGGLVNYFSFFTILTNILAAAVLTCAADHRESTKCQAFFLQPWVSSGITVSIIVVGVAYNVLLRQLWQPQGMQWLANELLHNVMPVLFTLYWWFFVPKGLLRLRHIGLWVLYPILYFACILLRGDLLGFYPYPFIDVDNLGYVQACINASGILAGFVGMALVAVGLDRLSGGRARPQA; from the coding sequence ATGAGTCCTCGGTGGGGGAGATGGAGCACTGCGCAAAAGCAGCGGCTGTTTACCCTGATGGCATTACTGGGATGGGGCGGGCTGGCTATTCAGCTTTATCTGATATTGCTTGGCCGCTGGATGTCGGACGCCAGTTTGCTGGGCGGCCTGGTGAATTATTTCAGTTTTTTCACCATCCTCACCAACATACTGGCCGCGGCTGTTCTGACCTGCGCTGCGGACCATCGTGAGTCCACAAAGTGTCAGGCGTTTTTTTTGCAGCCGTGGGTCAGTAGCGGCATTACCGTCAGCATTATCGTTGTCGGAGTGGCTTACAACGTGCTGCTGCGTCAGCTCTGGCAACCTCAAGGGATGCAATGGCTGGCGAATGAGTTACTGCACAATGTCATGCCTGTCCTGTTTACGTTGTATTGGTGGTTTTTTGTCCCCAAGGGCTTGCTGCGATTGAGGCATATCGGATTATGGGTGCTGTATCCGATCCTGTACTTCGCCTGCATTTTGTTGCGTGGAGATCTGCTGGGCTTTTACCCGTATCCGTTTATTGATGTCGACAACCTGGGTTATGTGCAGGCCTGTATCAATGCCAGCGGGATCCTGGCGGGTTTTGTAGGGATGGCGTTGGTCGCGGTGGGCCTGGATCGGTTGTCCGGGGGCAGGGCCCGGCCTCAGGCGTAG